A portion of the Flavobacterium limnophilum genome contains these proteins:
- a CDS encoding IS256 family transposase, whose translation MKKEDLLSDEFLKQFKTGEDLYGFLAQLQKRGIEKMLEGELDAHLGYDKHEKTTKSNARNGFSNKKIKTSFGESQIQVPRDREASFNPLIVPKRQNMLDGLENVIISLYAKGMSNSDIEEQIREVYNFEVSTSTISRITDTVSSDIIAWQNRPLEAVYLIVWMDGIVFKVRENSKIVNKTIYLAVGLNREGKKEVLGMWLGKNESASFWLGVLTDLKARGVEDILITATDNLNGFTQTIKNVFPESQTQICVVHQIRNSARYVVWKDKKEFSADMKLIYNAPTKEAAKASLGDFSKKWNNKYPYAIKSWEENWEELTVFFDFPVEIRKIIYTTNLIENLNGKIRKYTKNKLSFPTDEAVLKSVYLALREATKKWSMPIQNWGLILNQFLTIFEKRVQL comes from the coding sequence ATGAAAAAGGAAGATTTATTATCCGATGAATTTTTGAAGCAATTCAAAACAGGCGAAGACCTTTATGGCTTCTTAGCCCAACTACAAAAGCGAGGAATAGAGAAAATGCTCGAAGGCGAATTAGACGCCCATTTAGGCTATGATAAGCACGAGAAAACTACAAAATCCAATGCTCGTAATGGTTTTTCTAACAAGAAAATAAAAACCTCATTTGGCGAATCTCAGATTCAAGTTCCCAGAGATCGAGAAGCCTCATTTAACCCTTTAATTGTGCCCAAAAGGCAAAATATGCTCGATGGTTTAGAGAACGTAATAATCTCTCTCTATGCCAAAGGAATGAGCAATAGCGACATCGAAGAACAAATAAGAGAAGTTTATAATTTTGAGGTTTCCACTAGTACTATTTCTAGGATAACCGACACGGTTTCGAGTGATATTATTGCTTGGCAAAACCGACCTTTAGAGGCTGTTTATCTGATAGTCTGGATGGACGGAATTGTTTTTAAAGTTAGAGAAAACTCAAAAATAGTCAATAAAACCATCTATTTAGCCGTTGGACTTAATAGAGAAGGTAAAAAAGAAGTCCTTGGAATGTGGCTAGGAAAGAATGAAAGTGCTAGTTTCTGGCTTGGCGTTTTAACAGATTTAAAAGCTAGAGGAGTTGAAGATATACTAATTACTGCTACTGACAATCTAAATGGTTTTACGCAAACTATCAAAAATGTATTCCCAGAATCACAAACCCAAATCTGTGTAGTACATCAAATTAGAAACTCAGCTCGTTATGTGGTTTGGAAAGATAAAAAGGAATTTTCGGCAGATATGAAGCTTATTTACAATGCTCCAACTAAAGAAGCTGCTAAAGCATCTCTGGGAGATTTTTCTAAAAAATGGAATAATAAATATCCTTATGCGATTAAATCCTGGGAAGAAAATTGGGAGGAACTTACCGTATTCTTTGACTTTCCAGTAGAAATCAGAAAGATAATTTACACCACAAATTTAATCGAAAACCTCAATGGTAAAATCAGAAAATACACTAAAAACAAATTATCATTCCCAACGGATGAAGCTGTTTTAAAATCTGTATATTTGGCTTTGAGAGAGGCAACCAAAAAATGGTCGATGCCAATCCAAAACTGGGGATTAATCCTCAACCAGTTCTTGACTATATTTGAAAAAAGGGTTCAACTTTAA
- a CDS encoding DUF2490 domain-containing protein, producing the protein MRINNILFLFLGCAFSYAQTEKNVDHQSLLWTRYYNLLTINNKWSIHSEFDNRVFLNSFENNLYEFRVQGRYKINKDIEIGAGYAYFSVATQDPEITFDFRIPENRGQQDVMWKQDIGRITLLQRFQVEERFFHNANKEGLVSGTTFFWRFRYRIQGEYSFWKKEDQYLKTIVHDELMINAGKNVVKNTFDQNRIYAALQYGVNKNLALELGYLNSFQQRASGVDYFDRDIIRFTFYHKINLHKKK; encoded by the coding sequence ATGAGAATTAACAACATACTATTTCTGTTTCTAGGATGTGCATTTTCGTATGCCCAAACAGAAAAAAATGTAGACCATCAAAGTTTACTTTGGACACGCTACTACAATCTTTTGACCATTAACAATAAATGGTCAATCCATTCTGAATTTGACAATCGGGTTTTTCTAAATTCCTTTGAAAATAATTTGTATGAATTTCGAGTTCAAGGTCGCTATAAAATCAACAAAGATATTGAAATAGGTGCTGGATATGCCTATTTCTCCGTTGCAACGCAAGATCCGGAAATCACGTTTGATTTTAGAATACCGGAAAACAGGGGACAACAGGATGTAATGTGGAAACAAGACATAGGCAGGATTACATTGTTACAGCGTTTTCAAGTGGAAGAACGTTTTTTTCACAATGCCAATAAAGAAGGTTTGGTTTCTGGAACCACTTTCTTTTGGAGATTTAGATACCGAATTCAAGGAGAATATTCCTTTTGGAAAAAAGAAGACCAGTATTTAAAGACCATTGTGCATGACGAATTGATGATTAATGCCGGGAAAAATGTTGTTAAAAACACATTTGACCAAAACCGGATTTATGCTGCATTACAATATGGCGTCAACAAAAACTTGGCCTTGGAATTGGGTTATTTAAACAGTTTTCAACAGCGTGCGAGTGGTGTGGATTATTTTGACAGGGACATTATCAGGTTTACTTTTTATCATAAAATAAACCTTCACAAAAAGAAGTAA
- a CDS encoding TonB-dependent receptor yields MKTIYTKTITTLILILIFSNSYGQNLLEGEVKNDDNSPIEGVNIIVKGTTNNATSDINGKFSIQAKALPFTIIVQYAGYNTKELKINELPTNAKPLQITISTGEEKVLSEVVVTSRRRIEKVQDIPIAVSVVTGKQAEQAGAFNVNRIKELVPSVQLYSSNPRNTGINIRGLGSPFGLTNDGIDPGVGFYVDGVYYARPAATTLDFIDVERIEVLRGPQGSLFGKNTTSGAFNITSRKASFTPGANFEVSYGNYAYLQAKASITGPFSEKIAGRISFSGTQRDGIIENVATGKPTNTLNNQGIRGQLLYTPSDNTNFTLAADITTQHNDGYAQVVAGIAPTKRAAYRQFNAIIADLNYQLPSLNAFDRKIDHDTPWRSNQDLGGASLNIDTKIGGGTLTSTTAWRFWTWDPSNDRDFTGLQVLAKSQNPSRQTQITQEVRYAGQLTSKISGVVGVFFIDQTSKTKGTEESGDAQWRFSQSTTNTALWKTPGLFEGYGIKTNAKIHSTSAAVFGQLDWAITDRLHVLPGLRYNYDKKAADYDRKTYGGLQTSDPALIALKKLVYTDQNFASDVDDTDFSGNITISYKASDKINAYATYAKSYKPVGVNVAGLPTVAGQPALDLAVIKPEDVNHYEFGIKTSPLKNSILNLTYFNTEIKDFQTNVQAAELGVNRGYLANADKVRVKGAELDASFMVDKHFSINAAATYTDGKYVKFTNAPLPLEETGAAVSFKDVSGTDLPGVSKWSGSLGGEYSKNAKFFGSLGKFFIALDGYARSEFSSSPSASKYLVVPGYAIFNGRLGFRVADGLSAHIWGRNLLDKDYYEQLLPAGGNSGQYAAVLGDQRTYGITLRYAL; encoded by the coding sequence ATGAAAACTATTTACACAAAAACAATAACGACCTTAATTTTAATTTTAATTTTCTCAAATTCCTATGGTCAAAACCTTTTAGAAGGAGAAGTTAAAAACGATGATAATTCACCTATAGAAGGTGTTAATATAATTGTAAAAGGAACTACCAACAATGCAACTTCTGATATTAATGGTAAGTTTTCCATACAAGCCAAAGCATTACCATTTACAATTATTGTGCAATATGCAGGTTATAATACAAAAGAACTTAAAATAAACGAACTACCTACTAATGCAAAACCATTACAAATAACTATTTCTACTGGAGAGGAAAAAGTGCTGTCTGAGGTAGTTGTTACATCAAGACGGAGAATAGAAAAAGTACAAGATATTCCAATTGCCGTATCAGTAGTAACAGGAAAGCAAGCAGAACAAGCAGGAGCTTTCAACGTGAATCGCATCAAGGAATTGGTACCATCGGTTCAGCTGTATTCGTCAAATCCAAGAAATACTGGAATCAACATTCGTGGCCTAGGTTCTCCTTTTGGACTTACCAATGACGGAATCGATCCAGGCGTAGGTTTCTATGTTGATGGGGTCTATTATGCACGTCCAGCGGCAACCACTTTAGATTTTATTGATGTAGAACGAATTGAGGTATTGCGTGGCCCACAAGGCTCCTTGTTTGGAAAAAACACGACTTCTGGTGCTTTTAACATTACGAGCCGCAAAGCTAGCTTCACGCCAGGTGCCAATTTTGAAGTGAGTTACGGAAATTATGCCTATCTACAAGCCAAAGCTTCGATTACAGGACCTTTTAGCGAAAAGATTGCAGGTCGAATCTCTTTTTCAGGCACACAACGTGATGGAATAATCGAAAATGTTGCAACTGGAAAACCTACCAATACATTAAACAATCAAGGAATAAGAGGACAATTACTTTATACGCCGTCCGATAATACCAATTTCACGTTGGCGGCCGATATCACGACTCAACATAATGACGGATATGCACAAGTAGTTGCCGGAATTGCTCCTACTAAAAGAGCTGCTTACCGCCAATTCAACGCTATTATTGCCGATTTGAACTACCAACTTCCAAGTTTGAATGCCTTTGACCGCAAAATAGACCACGATACTCCTTGGCGTTCCAATCAAGATTTAGGTGGAGCATCACTTAATATCGACACAAAAATTGGAGGAGGAACACTAACCTCAACAACAGCTTGGCGTTTTTGGACTTGGGATCCATCCAATGATAGGGATTTTACGGGTTTGCAAGTACTTGCCAAATCACAAAACCCTTCCAGACAGACTCAAATAACCCAAGAGGTTCGTTATGCTGGTCAACTTACTTCTAAAATAAGTGGTGTTGTAGGCGTGTTTTTTATTGACCAAACTTCAAAAACAAAAGGTACCGAAGAATCCGGAGATGCCCAATGGCGTTTCTCCCAAAGCACTACCAATACGGCTTTATGGAAAACCCCAGGTCTTTTTGAAGGATACGGAATAAAAACCAATGCCAAAATACATTCAACCAGTGCGGCAGTATTTGGTCAATTGGATTGGGCAATAACTGATCGTTTGCACGTACTACCGGGCTTACGATACAATTATGACAAGAAAGCGGCCGATTATGATCGAAAAACCTACGGAGGTCTTCAAACTTCCGACCCTGCTTTGATTGCCTTGAAAAAATTGGTTTATACCGATCAAAATTTTGCTTCTGATGTTGATGATACCGATTTTTCAGGAAACATAACCATTTCATATAAGGCATCAGACAAAATCAATGCCTATGCCACTTATGCCAAAAGTTACAAACCCGTTGGCGTGAATGTCGCTGGACTTCCAACCGTTGCTGGCCAACCAGCTCTTGATCTTGCCGTAATTAAACCCGAGGATGTAAACCATTATGAATTTGGAATAAAAACTTCTCCTTTGAAAAATTCCATATTGAACTTGACCTACTTTAATACAGAAATTAAAGATTTTCAAACCAATGTTCAAGCTGCTGAACTGGGCGTGAATCGCGGCTATTTGGCCAATGCCGATAAAGTACGTGTAAAAGGTGCTGAACTAGATGCCAGTTTTATGGTTGACAAACATTTTTCTATCAATGCAGCCGCAACTTACACTGACGGCAAATATGTAAAATTCACCAATGCACCACTACCATTGGAAGAAACTGGAGCAGCAGTATCCTTCAAAGATGTTTCGGGAACGGATTTGCCAGGGGTTTCAAAATGGTCAGGAAGCCTTGGAGGTGAATATTCCAAAAATGCTAAATTCTTCGGAAGCTTGGGTAAATTTTTCATCGCCCTTGATGGTTATGCTCGTTCTGAATTCTCTTCAAGTCCATCGGCTTCGAAATATCTGGTAGTTCCTGGCTATGCCATCTTCAATGGTCGTTTAGGCTTCCGTGTTGCAGATGGATTGTCTGCCCACATTTGGGGACGCAACCTTTTAGACAAAGATTATTACGAGCAATTGTTGCCAGCTGGTGGAAACTCGGGACAATATGCCGCAGTGTTGGGAGACCAAAGAACGTACGGAATAACTTTGAGATACGCTTTGTAA
- a CDS encoding RrF2 family transcriptional regulator, with the protein MLSQKTKYALKALLYLAQQEEGHIARTIEIAEGANIPKKFLEQILLELKRGHFVSSKQGKLGGYYLIKSKNTITLADIHRLFDGAIALLPCASLNFYEPCLDCKTESECILRLGLIAVREKTLVAMEGITIASLAKK; encoded by the coding sequence ATGCTGTCACAAAAAACCAAATATGCTCTTAAAGCCCTGCTCTATTTAGCCCAGCAAGAAGAAGGCCACATTGCCAGGACTATCGAAATTGCAGAAGGTGCCAATATCCCAAAAAAGTTTTTGGAGCAAATCTTGTTGGAGCTCAAAAGAGGCCATTTCGTGAGCAGCAAACAGGGTAAATTAGGAGGTTATTATCTTATAAAATCCAAAAACACGATAACACTAGCCGATATTCATCGATTATTTGATGGCGCCATTGCACTTCTCCCTTGTGCTTCCTTAAATTTTTACGAGCCTTGCCTGGACTGCAAAACCGAGTCTGAATGCATACTGAGACTGGGATTAATAGCTGTTCGAGAAAAAACTTTGGTAGCAATGGAAGGTATTACTATTGCTTCATTGGCAAAAAAATAA
- a CDS encoding tetratricopeptide repeat protein: protein MASKIPVIKQVAWISLIPQIAFILILISIYNQFGFKDAGLYGALTYLILSMGLRYFIPKNHREGMKLTKNNQFEKAIAEYEKSYQFFTKNDWIDKYRFITLLSSSKMNYREMALCNIAFCYGQIGNGTKAIEFYQKTLVEFPENGIAESVLKMLNLTIDNK, encoded by the coding sequence ATGGCTTCAAAAATCCCCGTCATTAAGCAAGTAGCTTGGATCTCTTTGATTCCCCAGATTGCTTTTATACTTATATTAATTTCTATTTACAATCAATTTGGTTTTAAAGATGCGGGATTATATGGAGCTTTGACCTATCTGATTCTTTCTATGGGTTTACGCTATTTTATTCCAAAAAATCATAGAGAAGGAATGAAACTAACAAAAAACAATCAATTTGAAAAGGCAATTGCTGAATATGAAAAAAGCTATCAATTCTTTACCAAAAATGATTGGATTGACAAATATCGATTCATCACCCTTCTAAGTTCTTCAAAAATGAATTACAGGGAAATGGCCTTGTGTAATATCGCTTTCTGTTATGGCCAAATTGGAAACGGAACAAAAGCGATTGAATTTTACCAAAAAACTCTTGTTGAATTTCCTGAAAATGGAATAGCCGAAAGTGTCTTGAAAATGTTAAATCTAACAATCGACAATAAATAA
- a CDS encoding TPM domain-containing protein, with the protein MKITKYEIRDTKYQGISKILFFVLVLFNVSNAFAQFTIPEKPSFQTSVYDYANVLSADEKTQLEEKLVRYSDSTSTQIMVVTIESLKGEDVSQLATKWAHTWGLGQAKEDNGVIILVAKEERKIAINPGYGLEDRLTAGIGGEIIRNIIIPEFKGGSYYNGLDKGADALFDVFKGKYKGERKQSKGKNFPILPIIIIAVIVLVLISRNKGGGGNSGNSGGGGPSLLDVIILSNLGRGGGFGGGSGGFGGGSSGGGGFGGGFGGGGFSGGGSSGSW; encoded by the coding sequence ATGAAAATTACGAAGTACGAGATACGAGATACGAAATACCAAGGAATTTCAAAAATTCTTTTTTTCGTTTTAGTGTTATTTAATGTATCAAATGCATTTGCCCAATTTACCATTCCGGAAAAGCCCAGTTTTCAAACTTCGGTTTATGATTATGCCAATGTTTTAAGTGCCGATGAAAAAACGCAATTAGAAGAAAAACTCGTTCGTTATTCTGATTCTACATCAACGCAAATCATGGTTGTTACCATCGAAAGCCTGAAAGGCGAAGACGTGAGCCAGTTAGCCACAAAATGGGCACATACTTGGGGATTAGGCCAAGCCAAGGAAGACAATGGAGTCATAATATTGGTTGCCAAAGAGGAAAGAAAAATTGCCATCAACCCAGGATATGGATTGGAAGATCGATTAACAGCCGGAATTGGAGGAGAAATAATCCGAAACATTATCATCCCTGAATTTAAAGGCGGAAGTTACTACAATGGCTTGGACAAAGGTGCCGATGCGCTTTTTGATGTTTTCAAAGGCAAATACAAAGGCGAACGAAAACAATCCAAAGGAAAAAATTTCCCTATTTTACCGATAATAATCATCGCAGTCATAGTACTTGTCCTGATTTCCAGAAATAAAGGCGGAGGTGGAAATTCAGGAAATTCTGGTGGCGGTGGACCAAGTTTGCTCGATGTAATTATCTTGAGTAATTTGGGTCGCGGAGGAGGATTTGGTGGAGGTTCTGGCGGATTTGGCGGAGGCTCTTCAGGTGGAGGAGGATTTGGCGGTGGATTCGGCGGCGGCGGATTCTCTGGTGGAGGAAGCAGCGGAAGTTGGTAG
- a CDS encoding TPM domain-containing protein translates to MSKVEDFLTTEEEQAIVEAIRMAEKETSGEIRVHIEKTTSKAPFDRALEVFHELGMDETDLKNGVLIYLAVEDHHFVICGDKGINEVVPKDFWDCTKEAMAAQFKNGNFKQGLIDGITRAGAKLQEYFPYHESDTNELSNEISKG, encoded by the coding sequence ATGTCAAAAGTAGAAGATTTTTTAACCACTGAAGAAGAACAAGCAATTGTTGAAGCTATTCGTATGGCTGAAAAGGAAACTTCTGGCGAGATAAGAGTCCACATAGAAAAAACAACTTCCAAAGCTCCTTTTGACAGGGCTTTGGAAGTTTTTCACGAATTGGGAATGGATGAAACCGACCTCAAAAACGGGGTTTTGATTTACCTGGCCGTAGAAGATCATCATTTTGTGATTTGCGGAGACAAAGGCATAAACGAGGTAGTTCCAAAAGACTTTTGGGATTGTACCAAAGAGGCTATGGCTGCCCAATTCAAAAACGGAAATTTTAAGCAAGGACTAATTGACGGCATCACTAGAGCCGGTGCAAAATTGCAAGAATACTTTCCTTATCACGAAAGTGACACGAATGAATTATCAAACGAAATATCTAAAGGATAA
- a CDS encoding LemA family protein, which translates to MDFKKFLPWIIAAVFIIGIYSWVKGINNTAVTLSQTVEQSWGDVQTAYQRRNDLIGNLVNTVKGAADFEKSTLTAVIEARAKATQVTVDPANITPEQLAQFNQAQSGVSSSLSRLLVTVEQYPELKANANFLKLQDELASTENQILTARTRFNEAVKPYNTHIKTFPNSIFAGMFGFKEKAYFQSVAGAEKPVEVKF; encoded by the coding sequence ATGGATTTTAAAAAATTTTTACCTTGGATTATTGCAGCAGTTTTCATTATTGGAATTTACAGCTGGGTTAAAGGAATTAATAATACTGCAGTGACTTTAAGTCAAACTGTGGAGCAATCTTGGGGTGACGTACAAACGGCCTACCAAAGAAGAAATGACCTTATCGGAAACTTGGTAAATACCGTAAAAGGTGCTGCCGATTTCGAAAAAAGCACTTTGACTGCCGTTATTGAAGCTAGAGCAAAAGCCACTCAAGTAACTGTTGACCCTGCCAATATCACTCCAGAGCAGTTAGCACAATTCAACCAAGCTCAGAGTGGGGTAAGCAGTTCTTTATCGAGATTATTGGTGACAGTAGAACAATATCCTGAATTGAAAGCCAATGCTAATTTCTTGAAATTACAGGACGAATTGGCAAGTACGGAAAATCAAATCCTGACAGCCAGAACACGTTTTAACGAAGCGGTTAAACCTTACAATACCCACATCAAAACATTCCCGAATTCAATATTTGCAGGTATGTTTGGATTTAAGGAAAAAGCGTATTTTCAATCTGTGGCAGGTGCCGAGAAACCTGTTGAAGTAAAATTCTAA